In one Nymphaea colorata isolate Beijing-Zhang1983 unplaced genomic scaffold, ASM883128v2 scaffold0417, whole genome shotgun sequence genomic region, the following are encoded:
- the LOC116244955 gene encoding translation machinery-associated protein 20, with the protein MRASLLKWSKFPEGQIELLFAKKARVVAYKMKAGEERKAEHVVVDKEAHFIWVEDYCVPALRTLHSYPDMYPRFTADEGALRFLLKGANLMCPGLINEQASMDDVEEGAVVSVYVHGHEHCL; encoded by the coding sequence ATGCGGGCTAGCCTGCTGAAGTGGTCGAAGTTCCCCGAAGGACAAATCGAGCTCCTCTTCGCCAAGAAGGCACGAGTGGTCGCATACAAGATGAAAGCTGGAGAAGAACGCAAGGCTGAACATGTTGTCGTCGATAAGGAAGCACATTTCATCTGGGTTGAGGATTATTGCGTACCTGCTCTTCGCACGCTTCACTCATACCCTGACATGTATCCCAGATTCACAGCTGACGAGGGCGCTCTGAGATTCCTGCTGAAAGGCGCCAATCTGATGTGTCCAGGCCTCATCAACGAGCAAGCCAGCATGGACGACGTCGAAGAGGGAGCAGTTGTTTCAGTCTATGTGCACGGTCACGAGCACTGCTTG